Proteins from a genomic interval of Euleptes europaea isolate rEulEur1 chromosome 18, rEulEur1.hap1, whole genome shotgun sequence:
- the GNGT2 gene encoding guanine nucleotide-binding protein G(I)/G(S)/G(O) subunit gamma-T2 yields the protein MAMDMTEKEILKMQIDQLKKETKTERHLISKTAKEIKEYIDANAAEDPLLKPIPEDKNPFKDLKGGCTLS from the exons ATGGCGATGGACATGACCGAAAAAGAGATCTTAAAAATGCAAATAGACCAactgaaaaaggaaacaaaaactgaAAGACACTTG ATCTCCAAGACAGCAAAAGAAATCAAGGAGTATATAGATGCCAATGCTGCAGAAGACCCTCTCTTAAAGCCCATCCCAGAAGACAAGAACCCATTTAAGGACTTGAAGGGAGGCTGTACATTAAGCTGA